The Fructilactobacillus ixorae genome has a window encoding:
- the recR gene encoding recombination mediator RecR, with protein MQYPEPVAKLIDGYMHLPGIGEKTATRLAFYTIDMPKDEVQQFAQALLDTKGKLTVCSICGNITETDPCEICSDPMRDQSQVLVVEQPKDIATMEKMKDYHGLYHVLHGVLSPMEGKGPDDINISSLIKRLQQNEQIKEVIIATNATPEGDATAMYLARLLKPAGLKVTRLARGLAVGSDIEYADEMTLFRAVEGRTEM; from the coding sequence ATGCAATACCCAGAACCAGTTGCAAAGCTGATTGATGGTTACATGCACCTCCCTGGGATTGGGGAGAAAACGGCCACCCGGTTAGCGTTTTATACCATTGATATGCCCAAGGATGAGGTGCAACAATTTGCCCAAGCACTGTTGGATACTAAGGGCAAACTTACGGTTTGCTCGATTTGTGGCAATATTACCGAAACGGATCCCTGTGAAATTTGTAGCGACCCAATGAGAGACCAGTCCCAGGTCTTGGTGGTGGAACAACCAAAAGACATCGCGACGATGGAAAAAATGAAGGATTATCACGGCTTGTACCACGTACTCCATGGGGTGTTGTCCCCAATGGAGGGCAAGGGTCCCGATGATATCAACATCAGCTCGCTGATTAAACGGTTACAGCAAAACGAACAGATTAAAGAGGTCATCATTGCGACGAATGCAACCCCAGAAGGAGACGCAACGGCCATGTACCTCGCCCGGTTGCTTAAGCCCGCTGGGTTGAAAGTAACACGCCTCGCGCGGGGCTTAGCGGTCGGAAGCGACATTGAATATGCCGATGAAATGACCCTCTTTCGGGCCGTTGAAGGACGAACAGAAATGTGA
- a CDS encoding YaaL family protein: MFNFWWQKNFEKRYDEALLQSLNLLKEDWDQAQQTEAAVADVDSQVQAQTKLAKQKFEFMYRQARFRDIKNDHIQSSVYDS, from the coding sequence ATGTTTAATTTTTGGTGGCAGAAAAACTTTGAAAAGCGGTACGATGAAGCATTACTGCAGTCCTTGAACCTATTAAAGGAAGACTGGGATCAGGCGCAGCAGACGGAAGCCGCGGTAGCCGACGTTGATTCCCAGGTCCAGGCGCAAACCAAACTCGCCAAGCAGAAGTTTGAGTTTATGTACCGGCAGGCCCGGTTCCGGGACATTAAAAATGATCACATTCAATCGAGTGTGTATGATTCATAA
- a CDS encoding YbaB/EbfC family nucleoid-associated protein, whose amino-acid sequence MNGMNMGKLMQQAQEMQRKMSAQQSEIEKQEFTGTAPDGLVTATFTGARQMKDLQIKPEAIDPDDPDMLSDLVISAVNDALGQIDETTKSKMGQFTQGMNIPGL is encoded by the coding sequence ATGAACGGAATGAACATGGGAAAATTGATGCAACAAGCACAGGAAATGCAACGAAAGATGAGTGCCCAACAAAGTGAGATTGAAAAGCAAGAATTTACGGGAACGGCCCCAGACGGATTAGTAACGGCCACCTTCACGGGAGCGCGGCAAATGAAGGATCTTCAAATTAAACCAGAAGCAATTGATCCGGATGATCCAGACATGCTATCAGACTTAGTGATTAGCGCTGTTAACGATGCCCTCGGGCAAATTGATGAAACAACGAAGAGTAAAATGGGGCAGTTTACCCAAGGAATGAACATTCCAGGACTTTAA
- a CDS encoding ABC transporter ATP-binding protein/permease, with the protein MAYLQLQDIHKSYQVDHQEFHVLNGINLAFERGEFVSILGESGGGKTTLMNIIAGLDSHYTGDVLLNGKSLKRDTPKELDQYRRSTIGFVFQSFNLISHLTIRDNVLVSLEMTNLSHHEQLKRADHLLDQVGLSDHKNKYPNQLSGGQKQRVSIARALASDPDIIIADEPTGALDAENTDEILQLLNQIAKDGKLVIAVTHSQVVANYGTRIVHLANGLIDDDRVLKPAYPVETTPKPFRDKVASSRSMATMAWHHFRYNLKRNLLIMFGAAIGIFSVILMLGLGNGTKGYINHEIYSQINPNTIQVAKNVNADNPTPKEMRLTTHDQKRLANIAGVKHVTPGYFAAGGGQLKSGQQTVTLSLLQTFDNTLRKSSIKAGHAPQQNEILISKKEAKQLNKQHPNQVVGQKATLYLNIANDQTQAPQVLQQEVTISGVTDSNNLPDAVSYGTLKAMHQAANVPFGPNYLAVDITGGVQNVQPVQKQIKALENSKHKQAYQITGAGSIVSILNTYVNLAVAVLTSIAAISLLVSAIMIIVVLYISVSERTKEIGILRALGFSKGNIRKLFIFEAVFLGFFSALVAIVLAYLVEWGVNSLSQSGIHYHIMQISVGNAIFGLAISVIICLLAALLPARKAAKVDPIVSLSAE; encoded by the coding sequence ATGGCCTATTTACAGTTACAAGATATCCACAAGTCGTATCAAGTTGACCATCAGGAATTCCACGTTTTAAACGGGATTAATTTGGCCTTTGAACGCGGCGAGTTTGTTTCTATTCTCGGGGAATCTGGTGGAGGGAAAACCACCCTGATGAACATCATTGCGGGGCTGGACAGCCACTACACGGGAGACGTATTGTTAAACGGGAAATCGTTGAAACGGGACACCCCGAAGGAACTGGATCAATACCGCCGCAGTACGATTGGGTTTGTCTTTCAGAGTTTTAACCTAATTAGTCACCTGACGATTCGGGATAACGTATTGGTGTCGTTAGAAATGACCAACCTATCGCACCACGAGCAACTAAAGCGGGCTGACCACTTGTTAGACCAAGTTGGGCTTTCCGATCACAAGAATAAGTACCCGAACCAACTTTCGGGGGGACAGAAGCAACGGGTTTCGATCGCACGGGCGTTAGCATCTGATCCAGACATCATCATTGCGGATGAACCAACTGGAGCGCTTGATGCCGAGAATACCGATGAAATTTTGCAATTACTAAATCAGATTGCTAAGGATGGCAAACTGGTCATCGCGGTGACCCACTCGCAGGTCGTGGCTAACTACGGAACGCGGATTGTGCACCTCGCGAACGGGTTAATCGATGACGATCGGGTGTTAAAACCGGCTTATCCAGTGGAAACCACGCCCAAGCCATTTCGGGATAAAGTGGCTAGTAGCCGGTCAATGGCCACGATGGCCTGGCACCATTTTCGCTACAATTTAAAACGCAACCTCTTAATTATGTTTGGAGCCGCCATCGGAATCTTTAGCGTGATTTTGATGCTCGGGTTAGGCAATGGAACCAAGGGCTACATTAACCACGAAATTTATTCACAGATTAATCCCAACACCATTCAAGTGGCTAAAAACGTCAATGCGGATAACCCCACTCCTAAGGAGATGCGCTTAACGACTCACGATCAAAAACGCTTGGCTAACATTGCGGGGGTAAAACACGTGACCCCCGGCTACTTTGCCGCTGGTGGGGGACAGCTGAAGAGTGGTCAACAAACGGTGACCTTGAGCTTGCTGCAAACCTTTGATAACACGTTGCGAAAATCCAGCATTAAGGCCGGCCACGCGCCCCAGCAGAATGAGATTCTGATTAGTAAGAAGGAAGCTAAGCAACTGAATAAGCAGCATCCTAACCAAGTGGTGGGGCAGAAGGCGACCTTGTACTTAAACATTGCCAACGATCAGACGCAGGCACCACAAGTGCTGCAACAAGAAGTTACCATTAGTGGAGTGACGGATAGCAACAACCTACCGGATGCCGTTAGTTATGGCACCCTAAAGGCCATGCACCAAGCCGCTAACGTGCCGTTTGGACCTAACTATCTGGCCGTTGATATTACAGGGGGAGTCCAAAACGTCCAACCGGTTCAAAAGCAGATTAAGGCGTTGGAAAACAGCAAGCACAAGCAGGCCTACCAGATTACGGGGGCCGGTTCGATTGTTTCCATTCTGAATACCTACGTGAACCTCGCCGTAGCCGTCTTGACTTCCATCGCGGCCATCTCGCTCTTGGTGTCAGCCATCATGATTATCGTGGTGCTGTACATCAGTGTTTCCGAGCGGACCAAGGAAATCGGAATTTTACGTGCCCTCGGCTTTTCCAAGGGGAACATTCGGAAGTTATTTATCTTTGAAGCTGTCTTCCTCGGCTTTTTCTCGGCCCTGGTTGCCATCGTGTTAGCCTACCTCGTGGAATGGGGCGTAAACTCATTATCGCAAAGCGGAATTCACTACCACATTATGCAAATTTCTGTGGGGAACGCCA